TGAGCGCCAGATTGCCCAGATTGCTCATGCCCCACTCGGTAATCATGCGGCGGGCCAGACCGGTGGCCTGCTGGAAATCGTTCTGCGCCCCGGTGCTGATGACACCCAGCACCACTTCCTCGGCGGCCTGTCCGCTGAGCGCCACGCAAATGCGGTCGAGCAGCGCTTCATAGGTCAGGTGCATGTGATCGCTGGGCGTATACATCGCTGCTCCCAGCGCCCGGCCACGCGGCACGACAGTGAGCTTGTGAATGCGGTCGGCGTGAGGCAGGAGCTGAGCGGCGAGGGCATGCCCAACTTCGTGATACGCCGTCACCCGCCGGTCAGCTTCATTGATCACCATGCTGCGCCGTTCCGGCCCCATCAGCACCCGGTCCCGCGCCTCATCCACATCGCGCATGGTGATGCGTTTGCGGTTTTCCCGCGCCGCCAGCAGCGCCGCCTCGTTCAGCAGATTCTCCAGATCCGCCCCCACCATCCCCGGCGTCTGACGGGCCACCATATTCAGATCCACCGCCGGGTCCAGCGGCTTCTTGCGGGCATGAATCTTCAGAATCATCTCGCGCCCGCGCACGTCGGGCGCGTCCACCACCACCTGACGGTCAAAGCGCCCTGGACGCAGCAGCGCCGCGTCCAGCACGTCGGGGCGGTTGGTGGCGGCCAGGATGATGATGTCGTGCTGGCTCTGAAAGCCGTCCATCTCGACCAGCAACTGATTGAGCGTCTGTTCGCGCTCGTCGTTGCCGCCGTTCATGCCGCTGCCGCGCTTGCGGCCCACCGCGTCGATCTCGTCGATGAAAACGATGCAGGGGGCCTGTTTCTTGGCCTGCTCGAACAGGTCGCGGACGCGGGCGGCCCCGACGCCCACGAACATCTCGACGAAATCGGAGCCGGAGATGCTGAAGTACGGCACGCGGGCTTCCCCAGCGACGGCCCTTGCCAGCAGGGTTTTGCCGGAGCCGGGAGGGCCGACCAGCAGGATGCCGTGGGGAATGCGGGCACCGAGGGTGTGATAGCGCTCGGGGTGCTTGAGGAAGTCCACCACTTCCACCAGATCGGCTTTGGCTTCGTCGGCCCCAGCGACTTCGGCGAAACTCACCTTCACCTGTCCTTCGCTGTGCACCGTCGCCTTGCTCCGCCCGAAGGCCCCCGCCGCCCCGTCTCCGCCCGAGCGGTTGCCGCGCAGCAATACAACCAGCAGCACCACGATCAGCGAGCCAGTCAGAACAGTGCTGAGGATGGTGATCCAGGACGTGCGCCCCGGCTGCGCCAGAGAGACATTTACGCCGTCTTTTTCCAGGGCTGACAGACTGATCAGCGGATCGCTGCTGAGCGTGCGGGCCGTGAACAGTTCGCCGTTTTTCAGGGAGCCGCTGAGGGCCGCCACATTATCGGTGTTCGAGATGACCAGACTTCTGACCTGCCCACGTTCGAGCGCCGTCTGGAGGTCGCTCAGGTCGAGTTCGCCCGACCGTTCGCGCGGCATGGTCAGGCCTACTGCCAGCAGCACCACCACGACGCTACCCAGCAGCCACCAGGGCCACATCATGCGCCGGGGCGCTGGACGGGGCGGGCCGCTCACTGCGTTCCTGGAGTGACGAGCGGCACGTGGTATGCCGCTGCGTTCGCCTGGGCCTGAATGCCCTGGTGCCCTTGCGTCTTCATGCCCAAATTCTACGCCCAGAGCGGCACTACATTGTGTTGATTGGCGCAGCCGTATGGGACACCGAGGCCCGCGCCTTCTCCTGCCTTAGAGTTCATCGTTTCTTAGACTTGAGCGTACCACACTCAAGTCTATTGACTGTATCAAACTGTGGCCTTATGATGGATGAAGTACAGAACTGCTTCCCCTAAAGAAGCAGAAATCCACTTCCCCAAGAGGTAACCCATGCCAAAAGCAGTCGGAATCGACCTAGGTACAACCAACAGCGTCATCGCCGTGATGGAAGGCGGACGCCCCGAAGTGATCGTGAACGCCGAGGGCGCACGCACCACCCCCAGCGTCGTGGCCTACAAAGGCGACGAGCGCCTGGTGGGTCAGATCGCCCGCCGTCAGGCCGCGCTGAACCCCGCCGCCACGCTGTTTGAGGTCAAGCGCTTCATCGGGCGCAACTGGAACGAGGTCAAGTCGGAGGCAGAGCGCAGCCCGTTCAAGGTCAAGGAAGGCCCCAACGGCTCGGTCCGGATCGAGGTGAACGGCAAAGACCTCGCCCCCGAGCAGGTCAGTGCCGAGGTGCTCCGCAAGATGGTGGCCGACGCCAGCGCCAAGCTGGGCAGCCCCATCAAAGACGTGGTTATCACGGTGCCCGCGTACTTCGACAACTCGCAGCGCGAGGCCACCAAGCAGGCCGGTGAGATCGCAGGCCTGAACGTGCTGCGCGTCATCAACGAGCCGACGGCAGCCGCACTCGCCTACGGCCTGGAGCGCAAGGGCAACGAGACCGTGCTGGTCTTCGACCTGGGCGGCGGCACCTTCGACGTGACCATTCTGGAACTGGGTGACGGCGTGTTCGAGGTCAAATCGACCTCCGGCGATACCCACCTGGGCGGTGCAGACTTCGACCAGCGCATCGTGGACTGGCTGGCCGGCGAATTCCAGAAAGAGCATAATTTCGACCTCCGCAAAGACAAGCAGGCGCTCCAGCGTCTGATCGAAGCCTCGGAAAAGGCCAAGATCGAGCTGTCGAGTGCGTCTGAGACGACCATCAGCCTGCCGTTCATCACCTTCGATCCCGAGACCCGCACGCCTCTGCACCTGGAGCGCACCCTGTCGCGGGCCAAGTTTGAAGAGATGACCAGCGACCTGCTGCGCCGCGTGCGTGAACCCGTGCAGCGCGCCCTGGAAGACGCCAAGCTCGACGCCAGCAAGATCGACGAAGTGATTCTGGTGGGCGGCAGCACCCGTATTCCGGCCGTTAAGCGCATCGTGCAGGACATCATCGGCAAGACCCCCAACGAGAGCGTGAACCCCGACGAGGCCGTGGCGCTGGGCGCGGCGGTTCAGGCGGGCATCATCGGCGGCGACAGCGCCCTGGGCGACATCGTGCTGGTCGACGTGACCCCGCTGACCCTGGGCGTGGAAGTGAAGGGCGGCATGATCGCGCCGCTGATCACTCGCAACACGGCGGTTCCGGCCAAGAAGACCGAGATCTTCACTACCGCCGAGAACAACCAGCCGGGCGTGGAAATCGTGGTGCTTCAGGGCGAGCGCCCGATGGCAGCCGACAACAAGAGCCTGGGCCGCTTCAAGCTGGAAGGCATTCCGCCGATGCGGGCCGGACAGGCGCAGATCGAAGTGACCTTTGATATCGACGCCAACGGCATTCTGCACGTCACAGCCAAGGAAAAGACCTCGGGCAAGGAAAGCAGCATCCGCATCGAGAACACCACCACGCTCGACAAGGGCGACGTGGAGAAGATGGTGCGCGAGGCCGAGCAGAACGCCGGAGCCGACAAGCTGCGCCGCGAGAAGGTCGAGAAGCGCAACGCCCTCGACAGCCTGCGGGTTCAGGCGCTGTCGCAGATCGAAGAGAGCAGTGCCGACCAGAGCCTGAAGGACAAGGTGAAGGGCCTGGCCGACGAAGCCGAAACCGCCGTGCGTGAAGACGACGACACCAAGATCGCCGACGTGCAGAAGCGGCTGGAAGAGGGTCTGCGCGAGCTGATGACCGCCGGGCAGAATGCGGGCGGCACGCAGCAGGACGGACAGCCGGGCGCAGCCACGAAGACCGACGACGACGTGATCGACGCCGACTTCAAGCCCGCCGAATAAAGCACTGCAAGAGGGGAGTCGGGAGTGGGAAGTGGATCGAGTCCCTCCCACTTCCGCTCCCCTCTTCTTTTCCCTATCTGGAGTTCTTATGACCAATCCCAATGATCCCAATCAGCCGCAAAAGCCCACCATCGACCTCGATTCCGAGACGGGCACCGAGGTCAGCAGGCCCGAATCTGACGTGGTGGACGTGGAGGCCAGCAGCGACGCCGAGACAGACAACGACAGCGCCGACTTCGATCCTTCGATGTTCGACCCGGCCATGTTCGGGCAGGTTCAGGAGATGATGGACAAGCTCCAGAAGTCTGAAGAGCTGGAGCGCGAGAACGCCGAGCTGAAAAACCGCCTGGGCCGCCTCGCCGCCGACTTCGAGAGCTTCCGCAGGCGCACCGCCGACGACGCGACGGAAGCCAAAGCCAAAGGCACCGCCGACGCTGCCGAAGCACTGATGCCGGTGTTTGACGACATCTCACGCGCCCTAGAAATGGGCAGCGGCGACCCCGCCAAGCTGCTGCCCGGCTTCGTAAACGTACAAAACAAGGTGCTGAGCGTCTTCGAGAAGCTGGGCCTGAGCGCTACCGGACAGGAAGGCGAACACTTCGACCCGCAGTGGCACGAGGCTCTTCAGGTGGTGCCGGGCGAAGAAGATGACGTGGTGGTACAGGTCTTCCAGCGCGGCTTCCGCATGAATGACCGACTGGTGCGGCCTGCGCGGGTGGTGGTGAGCAGGAAGGAGTAAGAGTCGGAGTGATGGGTGATGCGTGATGTGGCATCCAAACGGATGCAGTAGGAAATGAATTCTGCGAAGTCTTGATGCTGAGCGTCTGCTTTGACCGCAAGTACACATCACGCATTACCCATCACGCATCACTTTCCCCAAAGGAGTACACATGGCCTACAAGGACTATTACGACACCCTGGGCGTGAGCCGCAGCGCGTCCGAGGCCGATATCAAGAGTGCCTACCGCAAGCTGGCGAAACAGTACCACCCCGACAAGAATCCCGGCGACAAGAACGCGGCGGACCGCTTCAAGGAGATGGGCGAAGCGTATGCGGTGCTCTCCGACGCCGAGAAGCGCAAGGTCTATGACACCTACGGCCAGTCGGGGCAGGTGCCGCCGGGCGCGTATCCGGGCGGCGCAGGCGGCGGAATGGGCGATTTC
Above is a genomic segment from Deinococcus ruber containing:
- the dnaK gene encoding molecular chaperone DnaK: MPKAVGIDLGTTNSVIAVMEGGRPEVIVNAEGARTTPSVVAYKGDERLVGQIARRQAALNPAATLFEVKRFIGRNWNEVKSEAERSPFKVKEGPNGSVRIEVNGKDLAPEQVSAEVLRKMVADASAKLGSPIKDVVITVPAYFDNSQREATKQAGEIAGLNVLRVINEPTAAALAYGLERKGNETVLVFDLGGGTFDVTILELGDGVFEVKSTSGDTHLGGADFDQRIVDWLAGEFQKEHNFDLRKDKQALQRLIEASEKAKIELSSASETTISLPFITFDPETRTPLHLERTLSRAKFEEMTSDLLRRVREPVQRALEDAKLDASKIDEVILVGGSTRIPAVKRIVQDIIGKTPNESVNPDEAVALGAAVQAGIIGGDSALGDIVLVDVTPLTLGVEVKGGMIAPLITRNTAVPAKKTEIFTTAENNQPGVEIVVLQGERPMAADNKSLGRFKLEGIPPMRAGQAQIEVTFDIDANGILHVTAKEKTSGKESSIRIENTTTLDKGDVEKMVREAEQNAGADKLRREKVEKRNALDSLRVQALSQIEESSADQSLKDKVKGLADEAETAVREDDDTKIADVQKRLEEGLRELMTAGQNAGGTQQDGQPGAATKTDDDVIDADFKPAE
- a CDS encoding nucleotide exchange factor GrpE, which codes for MTNPNDPNQPQKPTIDLDSETGTEVSRPESDVVDVEASSDAETDNDSADFDPSMFDPAMFGQVQEMMDKLQKSEELERENAELKNRLGRLAADFESFRRRTADDATEAKAKGTADAAEALMPVFDDISRALEMGSGDPAKLLPGFVNVQNKVLSVFEKLGLSATGQEGEHFDPQWHEALQVVPGEEDDVVVQVFQRGFRMNDRLVRPARVVVSRKE
- the ftsH gene encoding ATP-dependent zinc metalloprotease FtsH, yielding MWPWWLLGSVVVVLLAVGLTMPRERSGELDLSDLQTALERGQVRSLVISNTDNVAALSGSLKNGELFTARTLSSDPLISLSALEKDGVNVSLAQPGRTSWITILSTVLTGSLIVVLLVVLLRGNRSGGDGAAGAFGRSKATVHSEGQVKVSFAEVAGADEAKADLVEVVDFLKHPERYHTLGARIPHGILLVGPPGSGKTLLARAVAGEARVPYFSISGSDFVEMFVGVGAARVRDLFEQAKKQAPCIVFIDEIDAVGRKRGSGMNGGNDEREQTLNQLLVEMDGFQSQHDIIILAATNRPDVLDAALLRPGRFDRQVVVDAPDVRGREMILKIHARKKPLDPAVDLNMVARQTPGMVGADLENLLNEAALLAARENRKRITMRDVDEARDRVLMGPERRSMVINEADRRVTAYHEVGHALAAQLLPHADRIHKLTVVPRGRALGAAMYTPSDHMHLTYEALLDRICVALSGQAAEEVVLGVISTGAQNDFQQATGLARRMITEWGMSNLGNLALISEQGGYLGLPSDYGQYSEHTAQRIDEELLLLLNGQYERSKALLAEHLHVMHRLVDALMLHETLSQEQFEVVVSGGVLAPPPPPEVAGVPSSSGDLPSGGALKPGSA